The Fusarium fujikuroi IMI 58289 draft genome, chromosome FFUJ_chr01 sequence CCACCAAGCATGGATGACAATCAAATAGCCGCTGACGAGCCAAAGGCTGTTTGGATCCATGCATAGATGTGAGGCCTTCCATGGATTGAGTTTCCCAGGGTCTTTCGACACCTCGTCTTGCATGTTTGCCATTGCTCTCGCGGTTGTATTGATCAGTGCAAACTGGCTGTGCCTCAGCTTCAGTTCCGAGTCAAGAATGAGGAGTGAGATGAACAGGGAAACGCCCGAGTAactctccttctttcttGTCCAATTCCATGCAAATGCTTCAATACCTGGTCATTTGGCGTTTAGATAGCGCGAAGATATTATTCTGACCACCATCACAGCGCTCTGTCCAGGGTAGCTCTGACGATCTTGGAGCCAGACAAGTCAAGTTTCACAGAATGCTCAATCAAATAATCCTATGCCGTCTTAGGCTTTCTTATTGCGATCCGATACGTCGCTCGCTAGTGACAAAATGTTGTCCTATTCGTCGGAAATTCCAGAGCCACGAGAATGTGTAGCTTCAATTCAACGTCATGCCCCGCCGACGGCTGCAGTGCATATCAATTCACTCCTGTTCTAACCAAACAGATCGATCAAATCCAAGGCTTGCTTTGCAGCTCGCTACGGTGGCTGCCAACACGCCTGTCGGAACGTCGGGGTTGGGTTGCTTAGTTGCGACGCTGGCTGAGCATCATATGACGATCCCCTCTTGTCGCTTCTTTCACCGTCTCCAATTCTTGACTTGACCTTGCCCTGTAAGACTCGGCTGTTGTCTCAGGCGATTTGTTTAAATACTGCATTGCTTCACTCTCCGATTTTATTCGGAAGAGGTCGACAGTTGTAAATCGTTCCACAAGCTGAAATACAGCTCTCATCAATACATCAATCACACTTACACGGCTCTCCAACACCCCGCTCTTCAACCACATAGCGGCATCGTGGTCGCCAATTTGTCCCAAACAAgccctcttcatcctcaaggaAAGAGCCTACTCTGCCCTTCTATCTCAAGATGTCATCAATTGCAATCGCTTCAGCCGAGACCTTATCCTCTCCCCCTCCCGATCTCCAAGGCGAAGCTGAATTGGAACATCTAAAGATCTCCTATGCTCTTCGCCAGCAGCCCGTTTCCATAACTCTTGATGGTAAAACCATCTTCTTATCGTCCCTTGTCTTAGTTCTGCTTATTCACTTCCTTGATCCGTATCACGCCGAGGTAGTCATCGCTTTATTCCCCATAGTGTTAGGCGTCCACAACGACTACCAGAAtttcctcaaccttggcccTGGTGGCACGCCCTCCACTTTCAGCGGCTACCTCCGTATATCATGGTTCCGTCTTTGGGCTCTCAGCGACCCGTTTGCAGCCCCAGAGCCTGACCCTATGCGTCTCCTAACATCAGGTATCCTCCGACGCCAGCGTCTCCCATACCGCGCAGGTCCTCGAcctgttgttgctggcatAGCACCCCAAAGACAACTTGATCAGCATGGATCTCGAGTATGCTACCGAGCTCTCCGCTGGTCCATGGCCAAGTTAGCGAATAGGAGCCCTAAGAAGTTTGGCACCGAGAAGTCGTGCATAGAGAAGCATGGGTTGGCACTGTTTGCCAGGCACCCAGTACAAACGAATTGCCAGGGCGAGATCTGCCATGTTCACGACTCAGACCACTCCATGCATATGTGTTTGCACCCGGACGACATCAGGGAGGTGTTAGAAAAAGGCTGGGGTCAGAGGCATCCACTCGCTTGGAGAAGTCGGTTCCTCAAGAGCCCCGTCTCCCCCGACTTTGTCATGATCTATGCACCACGAGGTGAGGCTTGCTTCTAGGCAATTGGCAAGAAATTGCGACCGTGAACAATGGGGCTGACAAGACTTTCATTAGATGACGAAGAATTGCAGGTCATCTGcaatattatagaagctgcTATATGGTATACCGTCGCCGAAGAACTCGAGATGGGGATCTGTCCAAAACCCATGTAAGCCTACATCGAGTTTGGCATATGGATGCGAAGAGGAAAATGCTCATATCGTGAGAATGAATCATTGTCTAGGATATGGCTTCTAGTATCAGAGTTAATGGGTATCTTACAACGCAATAAAATCTTCTTCCAATGTCAACATCGGACGTAGACCTTCTAATCTGAGTCTCCCTGGCTCGTATCATTCTTCGACTGCTTGAACTTCTCTTGTCCTGTCGCTAGGAAAGCTTCCACTGTTCGACCATCAAAACTTCGACCATGCATGAGGTTGATACATGCACGGGCTGAATCCGCATCTTTGAACTTGACTGAGACTATGCCTTCTGGTTCTTGGTCGAACAGGACAACATTTGTCACTGTACCCAGCTTGGCACATTCTTCCCGGATGtcctccttgatctcgagcAGGGCAGCAGGgtcttcctcaagctcttccagcgTAAACATATGCCGAAGAATCACAAGCTTGTCCCACTTGGTCGCGGTCTCCGGCTGGCCCGGGTAGGGCACGTCGTCATCCCAGTCTGCCAGCTTCGCGTCGAGTTTCTGAgtcttcttgatgatcttttgcCTGTCGCGATCCTTGTTCGGTGGTTTACGCTCAGCTGTGACATTCCCCCCTTCCCCACCTGCACCACCTTCCTGGTCGTATTTTACTTTCTTGTAACTTGAGTCTGCGGCCTGAACGCGCATCCGTCCTTCACGTGTGCCACTGGGAGTGATTCTGAAGTCTGTATCATCGAGAAGCATAATGGCCATCTCTACGCTCTGGGGCTTGAAGAAAACAATCAGCGCGTCGCCCTTGAAGTTGCCATCTGAGTCGGTGTATAGTTTGATCCGTGGTGCTCCGCTGTCAATTTCCTCTGCGATAACGCCACCCTTTCGAGAGAAAAGATCGTGGACTTCCTCAACCGTTGCATCAGCAGGTAAACCTGTGACATAGATGGCTGTATTCTGTTTAGGCTGTTGAGGtgccttttgcttcttgtttGGTCGTGAAGGTTTACTGGGTTCGGGAGTCTACTTAATAGTTAGCTTCAATAACCTTTCGGTAAACACGCAGTGAGACAGTTTCGACAGCGAAGAGATGTTTGGACGTACTTCAGAACCATGGCTCGATTCATTCTTGCGTTTTTTTGCTCCATCTACAGTATCATGCGATACAGATTCTGCAAAGTCATTGAATGCGCCAGCCGTTGGTGGTTCCAGTGGATTCTCATCTGCAAGCACCCATCGCTTGGAATCGGCGTCAAACTCGTACTCGTTGCCGTCATCGTGAACTGCAATGAATTTCTGGTCAAGTTTGGAAAACGATATGCGATCATCGCCGTCGAATTCTCGAGGGTCCGTAGGAAATGAGACGTCCATCGTGATAACACCAGACCGT is a genomic window containing:
- a CDS encoding related to cold sensitive U2 snRNA supressor, coding for MDVSFPTDPREFDGDDRISFSKLDQKFIAVHDDGNEYEFDADSKRWVLADENPLEPPTAGAFNDFAESVSHDTVDGAKKRKNESSHGSETPEPSKPSRPNKKQKAPQQPKQNTAIYVTGLPADATVEEVHDLFSRKGGVIAEEIDSGAPRIKLYTDSDGNFKGDALIVFFKPQSVEMAIMLLDDTDFRITPSGTREGRMRVQAADSSYKKVKYDQEGGAGGEGGNVTAERKPPNKDRDRQKIIKKTQKLDAKLADWDDDVPYPGQPETATKWDKLVILRHMFTLEELEEDPAALLEIKEDIREECAKLGTVTNVVLFDQEPEGIVSVKFKDADSARACINLMHGRSFDGRTVEAFLATGQEKFKQSKNDTSQGDSD